In Sciurus carolinensis chromosome 8, mSciCar1.2, whole genome shotgun sequence, the genomic stretch GGATATccgggattgaattcaggggcactcaaccactgaaccacatccccggctctattttgtattttatttagagacagggtcttattgaagtgtttagtgcctcacttttgctgaggttgtctttgaactctatcctcctgcctcacctcccaagccactggaattacaggtgtgcaccactgtgcctaaaTTAATATTCTTCTTGAGCTCCCAGTTTCTATGTTAAACGCTGAAAAGATTTCCCAACATGTTTGGATTTCACATTAGCCTCCACTTAACCAAATATTTCCCCAGTTGGagaaatatatgtgtataatcaAATAAGTCTTTATGGGTCTTTAAAGCAAGTGGGAAATTGAATTAATTCATCTTTTAAGATGTGTAAGAGAtgcaattctttattttgtataggaaatacatacaaatagttacaaaaataagaatattaaaaggCATACAATGAAAACCTCACTGCTGCCCCCACCCCGCCTGTCCACTCCCACTACCACAATCCCATGGCAATCAATTATTACTTTCTTAACCTACCTTCCACAAGCAAACATGGCATCTATGAATATGCGACTCATTTCTACCCCTAACATAAAAGTTTGAATATTAAATTCAATGTACTTCGTTCTTCTCACTTAACAGTATAACCTGGAGATCATTTCTAGTCATTGCAGAAAAAATACTCATTCCTGTTACAGCTGCTTGCaatttcagcatatgaataaaatactttttaaacagTCCCATATTGACATTTCACTCAGTATCAATATGTGGTTGTTAGTAGATGCTGTACTGGATAAAACTGTGTCTGTGTCATAAGAAATGGAAGCATTGATTGGGAACACCATGAACTGAACCGGGGGAAGGGTGAGACTGGGTCATGCTGGAAAGAGCAGCACTGGAAAGCTGGACCATGGCATGGAGGCCTGGGGCTtgtgaggagggaaggaaaagaagagcccAGGAACCCCTTGCAGAGTTGGAGCAACCAAAAGAACAAcacaaagagaaatcaggaaagagaGTGGGCAGGAGGGAACAAACAAATGGGAAGGGAGCAAAGAAGTGTCGTGGACCTTCCGGAGAAGGAAGACCGGGAAACGCAGGGAGAGGGACCAGAGGCTGCCTCTTCCTCTGCCCTCACACTGCCCTATTCAGCCTGGGGACACAGCAAGCCCAGCTCTCCCTTCAGTTCCCAGAATACAACTCCATCGCCCACAAGCTTTGTGGCAGCAGCATGACCCTGGTGTTAGAAGACAAAGGAATACCTCCCGACCTAGCTCCTCCTCAACTCTCTGAGAAAGCCCACGTATTAGAGGTGTGTAGATATTCAAAAATGACCACCTCTGGGATTGTAAAAATGTCCAGAAAGTAAAAATGACTTTACTTTCTTAACCCTACCAGCCAAGGAAACAGAGTAGTACTACAGGAAGAGGGCGTttagaataaaatcaagaaagcaTGCTTGAGCAGAAAAGGCATAAGAAGCTTTACACGATCCACAGGAAGCGCAGTACGATTTCAGGAAGAGGATTCAGAACCGTGGGATCAAGGAGTCATTCAATTCTGCAGTCAGAGAATACTGTTCCTTATCTTTCCTGTTTAGAAATCATACATAttagttttatattaaaatatttaatttttcatgtgaAATATAACTTGAgaaagtatatatgtgtatatatatcaaaaataataaatttcaaatgacaAATAACCATGTTAAAAAGTCATAACTTAAAAGTCTTATATTAAACACAGATtatttaataatgataatgattatgATGCAGTTCAAAGATAAGTAAATCCTTCCCACATTGTGCTAGAATCCACAGTAAGTGTTTGCCATGTGAAATGCCCCAGGGTAAGGCTAGTGCCTGAATAGTTGACAACAATGTTTCACTCCATCCCAAAGGGCCTCTTTGACTTTGTCGTTGCGGAGGGTGAAGATGAAAGGGTTCAGGAAAGGGGTCACCACGGAAACCATCAGGGATACCACCCTGTTGTACTCAGCTGCCTGCGTTTGCTTGGGTTTCACGTAGAGGAACAGGCAGCTGCCGTAGCCAATCACAACACAGGTgaagtgggaggcacaggtggagaaggctttccTCCGACCAGAGGCCGAGGGGATCTTGAGGATGGTGGAGATGATGTAGGTGTAAGAGACAATTGTAGGAATCaaagaaccaaaaagaacaaaaatggccATTAAGAAAAGGACAAACTCTGTGAACGCAGTATCATCGCAGGATAGTTTGAGCAATTGCCCTCGATCACAGAAAAAATTGTTCACCACATTTGATTTGCAGTAGGTAACCTGAAATGTGGCATAAACTGGCCAAATTTGAAAAAGGAACCCAAACACCCACGACACAATGACCACAGAGTTGCAGGTGCGGCTGCTCATGATGATGTTGTACCTCAAAGGGTTACACACGGCCACGTAACGGTCCACAGCCATGGCTCCAAGCAGAGTAAACTCTGTGGTCCCCACCGCAAGGTACAGGAAGAGCTGGACAACACAGCCCGTCAGAGATATTGTCTGCATCCCAGGGAGCAGCAGTCCCCAAAGCATCACAGGTACAACTATGGTTGTGACCAGGATCTCCAGGACAGAGAGGTGGacaaggaagaagtacatgggggactGGAGACGTCTGTCCACACAGACAATCGTGATGATGACCATGTTTCCCATTAGCGTCACTAAGTAGAAGAAGCAGAAGATAGCAAAAAGGATATGGTGTAGATCTTCAGAGCCAGGGAAGCCAAGTAGATAAAATATCGTGGCACTAGAATTATTCCCCAACATTTAGTTCTGAGTTCCTCGTGTAATCTAGAGCAAGACAGAGAGAACGCTGCTTCTCATCTCAGTCCCATAGAGCAACTTGTAAAATTCCACACCAACTCTTCTGTGACCACCTATTTTCTCCAGAATTCTTGGAAAACTGAAGAGTATGAGAAAACACAAACAAGGGCCCCGAGCTCCTTAGCATTTCTGGGCTCCTTCCCTCACCTCATTCAGGCCTTCCCACAAATGCTTCCTCTTCATAGCCCATCTCCCCTCATCCTCTCCACAACATAGCTCACCTTCACTCTCTAACCTCTATTACATGGTATTTTTCTTACCTCTGGATCTCATCAATATCTCAAATCATAtacttgtttattaatttatattcaaaatcccaaatttaattaaaatacctCAAAGTTAGGTTCTTCTCTATCTCATTCACTTTGTCTTTCCTGTATCACCAATGTCAAGAAGcactctataaatattttaaatgaatacatcaatgaaaaatttagattaaaaaatcaGTGTGAACAGAGATTACTCAGCCTGACAGGTTTTCTTCTGTTCACTCCTCTTAAAAGTGCTGTCCCGTCAACCTGCAGTCTCTGTTGCTGGAGATCCCCTACAAAATTGCAAGCAGACACCGGAAGAACAGGCAGAAGTGAGAGGCAGGAACACAAGTAAAGGCAGAGCGCTGCGCCTGCCACACCAGGCAGAGAGTGGGCCGATCTGTCCTCTGCTGCGGAGGAGCTGGCATAGAGCTCACCCTGTATGCAGCTTCCCTCAACCTCTCTACAGGTTGCAAGTGCCTCATTCTAGAAGGCCGTCAAGCCCAGTCCTCACAGGGTGATGTTCTCCAACTCTCTTCTTCACAGGGAAGAACCCCTGAAAGACACTCACCTCCAGAGAAGGGGGATCTCCCTTAGGTTGTCTCTTGCCTGGCTAGCACAGAGCTGTGGTCAGGAGACAGGGAAGCTGCTGCTGTCTCCATTCATAGTGGAGAACACTGCCCACGCTTCTGAGCGTGAGTTTTGGACAAAGTCCAGAAATTCTAGTGCTGGGGGAAgctcagtcttctctctctctctctctcttattctctgcttccttcttcctcccctttaTCTGTCTCCAAGGATAGTTATTCACTGAGGAACAATTTGTGCAAGTTCAGAGACACACTAGGGATGTAGTGaaggaaaagatgaacaaaactttcccccttccctcctgaGGCTAATCAAGTCTAAGAACTCTGAAAAGTTGCTTAATCAGCAAACAAGATTTCCTGTGTCAGGAACTTCTCAATACCCAGGCTTTGCCTTCCTTTCAGGCTCTAAGCTACCACCAAACAACCCTGCTGTGGAGTGCTAACCATCCAATCCGCCTCCCCTGATTCAATCCTACATAACCTATGCTACCCAAGCTGATGTACCCTACTCGGGACTTCAAGACAAATATCAAAAATGTAGACACTGGGCTGGGAGCTAGCTCaactgatagagtgcttgcctcgcaagcacaaggccctgagttcgatccccaataccacaaatgTAGACCCTACCAGATGAACAGGTCTGAAAACTTCTCTGCATCCCCAAGCTTTTATAAAATCTATCTTCCCACGTGATATCTGCACTCCTTTTATCAGATGTCTTCAGCCTATAGTTGCATGACTCATAGTGCAAGAAAAATGAGAGGGGATTTGCCACTACTCCAACTTCACACAGCCCATTCCAACTGCAGCTGCTCAGCCATACGTTTTACTTGTAAGTCTTCAAGTGCTCCACCTCTCTAAGATGATTGAATCCAAGGGTTTAAAACGAAGAACCAATATTTGGGAGTGACACAAAATACATGAAAGTGAGAAAGATAGGGATGCTGAGTAAAGTGGCaaaattacatgtaaaatatttactttcatattttgagaaagaagTCATTTATCTTAAGATTAGCACAggtcatattttgaaaataaaattaagacaatGCAATGCAAAATGTAAATATACCTCTATCTGCTTGATCCTCCTGATCTGTCCCTTGaactaaatattatttaaagttttcTGTATCTATGCAGTCTTTTTAAGTacattgagataatcatgtaacCATATCCATGGTTTCCACATCCACAGATTCAGCTAactatggatcaaaaatatttgaagaaaattatactTTTACTAAACATATACAGATAATTCTCcctgtcattattccccaaacaacaCAGTCTAGcaactatttatataacatttacataATAATAGGTATTATAAATACTCCTGAGATGATTTAGTGTATGGGAGGATTCATATAGATTATAAAATTCTATACATATCATAAGACACTTGAGCACCTGAGGATTATCATATCTCCAGGAGTCCTAGAACCAATAGTCTGCAGACACCAATAGACAACTATATATGCaaacatgtgtgtgtttgtaagcATGTGTGCATTAAACCTTTCCAAATTAGCAATTACATATCAATCACATTTAAGTgattacttaataaatattggtaTATTATGACTATAATAATTATGTTCTTAATTATTATGCTGctgatgaacattttattttttccagaatagACCATCAGTGATACTGCATTAAATATCCTCAAATCTAAGTCTGTACATTTGTATTGctatgtctttttaaataattatattaaatttttttcttatcaaatgaCTCTTCAAATATTTGCAATACTTTATAACCTCTTTAAATGAGATTATATAGAGACTAGCCCCAGCCTCTTGGCAGGATATTTCAGCATTAGCCCTGTGTAGAGCATAGAACTGAAACTAACATGTCAGTTTGCTGGGGTCAagccctagcagcagtcgggggtcctaggtggatgggaggcatcggcacagtggagaaacagcacatagagacaccaagtgttctgaggctgaatctgaatctttattgtttatagaatctttttgtatgttttttctttggtattgattacatcatttcatggttaatacaatgaaatgttaagtaaaaaatcctcaggagtataattaatgatcttattcaagaaacatgtttttactgtatgatagcttaaattaaaaaaaccagTTCCCaacaaggtagagggcaccatgctctggttacttttaatttccctgaaagaatacgtCATTAAGTTTCTACAGAAGttaccctttccaagaactctaatgttagttattaacagtggaaagtttttgttaTAACTagcagagaatagaggaatcaacttctagttaatatttattctatttcatgtactc encodes the following:
- the LOC124991905 gene encoding olfactory receptor 9A4 — protein: MLGNNSSATIFYLLGFPGSEDLHHILFAIFCFFYLVTLMGNMVIITIVCVDRRLQSPMYFFLVHLSVLEILVTTIVVPVMLWGLLLPGMQTISLTGCVVQLFLYLAVGTTEFTLLGAMAVDRYVAVCNPLRYNIIMSSRTCNSVVIVSWVFGFLFQIWPVYATFQVTYCKSNVVNNFFCDRGQLLKLSCDDTAFTEFVLFLMAIFVLFGSLIPTIVSYTYIISTILKIPSASGRRKAFSTCASHFTCVVIGYGSCLFLYVKPKQTQAAEYNRVVSLMVSVVTPFLNPFIFTLRNDKVKEALWDGVKHCCQLFRH